A window from Agrobacterium tumefaciens encodes these proteins:
- a CDS encoding ABC transporter substrate-binding protein: MLMQASPVFAKTPNDQLIVATSLAQVLSLDPHQATEAKANEIMANLYDRLISVDSSGKVSPQLAERWETDEKGITFHLREAKFASGNPVTSADVVYSFSRLLKMNQAAAANLKRVGYNADNVDKLVTAPDEKTVRIGLSGETTSELLLYRLAMVIASVVDSKELKSHEVDGDWGNGWLRTNSAGSGPFTLNRWAPNEIIILEANKDYVAGSPKMRRVIVRHVPESQVERLMLDRGDIDIASALTAADLATFNNKEGFQIQRVPTGGFYVLSMNAGKEPLSNPKVREAIAYGIDYKGMEKTIMGPYGRARTVPVPENFEYAIPSPDWKLDVPKAKELLKEAGYENGFTLNLKTIAQTPRIDLATAIQASLSQIGIKVNIQQGNGSDVIAAHRARDFDLLIPQTGAYMPNVLGSMEQFSSNPDNSLAANNAGNFVWRSAWDIPELTALTAKASLEPDAKKRGEIYTQMQEMFVAQKPAVLPLFERYEPIVLNARVKNYVGHPSQTTRLENVTKE; encoded by the coding sequence ATGCTGATGCAGGCGTCCCCAGTTTTCGCCAAAACACCGAACGACCAGCTCATTGTCGCAACGTCGCTGGCGCAGGTGCTGTCACTCGACCCGCATCAGGCCACCGAAGCAAAAGCCAACGAAATCATGGCCAATCTCTATGACCGGCTGATTTCCGTCGACAGCTCGGGCAAGGTTTCCCCGCAGCTCGCCGAGCGTTGGGAGACGGACGAGAAGGGCATCACCTTCCATCTGCGCGAAGCGAAATTTGCTTCCGGCAACCCGGTGACGTCGGCTGATGTCGTATATTCGTTCAGCCGCCTGTTGAAGATGAACCAGGCGGCTGCCGCGAACCTCAAGCGCGTCGGCTACAACGCCGATAATGTCGACAAGCTGGTAACCGCCCCGGATGAAAAGACGGTACGAATTGGCCTTTCGGGGGAGACGACCTCTGAACTGCTGCTCTATCGCCTCGCCATGGTCATCGCCAGCGTCGTTGATAGCAAGGAGCTCAAGTCGCATGAAGTCGATGGCGATTGGGGCAATGGATGGCTCAGAACCAATTCCGCCGGCTCCGGGCCGTTCACGCTCAATCGCTGGGCGCCGAATGAGATCATCATTCTGGAGGCGAACAAGGATTATGTGGCTGGCAGCCCGAAAATGCGCCGCGTCATCGTGCGGCATGTGCCGGAAAGCCAGGTCGAGCGCCTGATGCTGGACCGTGGTGACATCGACATCGCCAGCGCGCTGACGGCGGCCGATCTCGCCACCTTCAACAATAAGGAAGGCTTTCAGATCCAGCGCGTGCCGACGGGCGGTTTCTACGTCCTGTCCATGAATGCCGGCAAGGAGCCCCTGTCGAATCCGAAGGTTCGTGAAGCGATTGCCTATGGTATCGATTACAAGGGGATGGAGAAAACCATCATGGGTCCTTACGGCCGGGCGCGGACCGTGCCGGTGCCGGAGAACTTTGAATATGCCATCCCGAGCCCGGACTGGAAACTTGATGTTCCCAAGGCAAAGGAGCTCCTCAAGGAGGCCGGTTACGAAAACGGCTTCACGCTCAATCTGAAGACGATTGCGCAGACGCCGCGCATCGACCTTGCCACTGCCATACAGGCCTCGCTCAGTCAGATCGGTATCAAGGTCAATATTCAGCAGGGCAATGGCTCCGATGTGATCGCAGCGCATCGTGCCCGCGATTTCGATCTGCTCATCCCGCAGACCGGCGCTTATATGCCCAATGTGCTCGGATCGATGGAGCAGTTTTCCAGCAACCCCGACAATTCGCTTGCCGCCAACAATGCCGGCAATTTCGTCTGGCGCTCTGCCTGGGACATCCCGGAACTGACGGCGCTCACGGCCAAGGCTTCGCTGGAGCCGGATGCCAAGAAGCGGGGAGAAATCTATACGCAGATGCAGGAAATGTTCGTCGCGCAGAAACCGGCAGTCCTGCCGCTTTTCGAACGATACGAGCCGATCGTGCTGAATGCGCGCGTGAAGAATTATGTCGGGCATCCAAGCCAGACGACCCGCCTGGAAAACGTGACGAAGGAATAA
- a CDS encoding mannonate dehydratase has product MYVGTQVAARDDEDFKVWAQLGVKNISADPPGKPASWVLDDFERLRDKVESFGLVLDMVQLPLPSRPIEQASYPDILLAGPDRDRQIDAVCTMIESIARAGIPAAKYNLNLIGIPRTEMERGRGGSLNEAWRWDKADHDAAPGLAGILSEDENWERIDYFLERVVPVAASNKVRLACHPHDPYTPPGYKGVTRVLGTVEGLKKFVQMRENPYHGLNFCQGSIGEMLDNPREEIDDIIRWFGSRDKIFNVHFRNISGGKLSFMETFPDEGDMDMVRSLKLYHELGYRYMIMPDHVPTIAGRDPVGVAFGFCYGYIAALIEALDNKHL; this is encoded by the coding sequence ATGTATGTCGGCACACAGGTTGCTGCGCGCGATGATGAGGATTTCAAGGTTTGGGCGCAGCTTGGCGTCAAAAACATAAGCGCTGACCCGCCCGGAAAACCCGCTAGCTGGGTTCTGGATGACTTCGAGCGTCTGCGCGACAAGGTAGAAAGCTTCGGCCTCGTTCTGGACATGGTGCAATTGCCGCTGCCGTCCCGTCCCATCGAACAGGCATCATATCCGGATATCCTACTGGCGGGGCCGGATCGCGACCGGCAGATTGACGCCGTCTGCACAATGATTGAAAGCATTGCCCGCGCCGGTATCCCTGCGGCGAAATATAACCTCAACCTCATCGGCATTCCCCGCACCGAGATGGAACGCGGACGTGGTGGCTCGCTCAATGAGGCATGGCGCTGGGACAAGGCGGACCACGATGCGGCGCCGGGTCTCGCCGGCATACTGTCCGAAGACGAGAACTGGGAACGGATCGACTATTTCCTGGAGCGCGTCGTGCCGGTTGCCGCAAGCAACAAGGTGCGCCTCGCCTGCCACCCGCATGATCCTTACACGCCGCCGGGCTACAAGGGCGTCACCCGTGTGCTTGGCACCGTCGAGGGGCTGAAGAAGTTCGTGCAGATGCGCGAAAATCCCTATCATGGGCTGAATTTCTGCCAGGGCTCCATCGGCGAGATGCTCGACAATCCACGCGAGGAGATCGATGACATCATCCGCTGGTTCGGCAGCCGCGACAAGATTTTCAACGTCCATTTCCGCAATATCAGCGGCGGTAAGCTGTCCTTCATGGAAACTTTCCCCGATGAAGGCGATATGGATATGGTGCGCTCGCTGAAACTCTATCACGAGCTCGGCTATCGCTACATGATCATGCCCGACCATGTGCCGACGATCGCCGGCCGCGATCCTGTCGGTGTCGCTTTCGGTTTTTGTTACGGCTACATCGCAGCGCTGATCGAAGCGCTTGATAACAAACATCTCTGA
- a CDS encoding FadR/GntR family transcriptional regulator, translating to MIGDKARPRERRAQQIIDNLSAEIRSGKLKNGDQLPTEPQLERTYGVSRTVVREAIADLRSAGYVVPIQGKGVFVSSASEWTGVKLTQSEVGTIAETLEMLEFRLATEGEAAAIAAYRRTAQQEAAISAAHRKMARAIDACETTVDADYEFHSAIAIATNNRFYLEALRQFGSRSIPRGQFPTLPETGNANYLRKVQAEHEAILRAIVEQDPEAARKAMREHMLASQRRYRLLSEAQ from the coding sequence ATGATTGGCGATAAGGCGAGGCCGCGGGAGAGGCGGGCACAACAGATCATCGATAATCTCAGCGCAGAAATTCGCAGTGGAAAACTGAAAAATGGTGACCAGTTGCCCACTGAACCGCAGCTTGAACGGACCTATGGCGTGAGCCGGACGGTGGTTCGAGAGGCGATCGCCGATCTTCGGTCTGCGGGTTATGTCGTTCCCATCCAGGGCAAGGGTGTTTTCGTTAGTAGTGCCAGTGAATGGACCGGTGTGAAGCTAACGCAATCGGAAGTCGGCACGATTGCCGAAACGCTGGAAATGCTGGAATTCCGGCTTGCGACGGAAGGCGAAGCAGCAGCGATCGCCGCTTATCGCCGGACGGCCCAGCAAGAGGCTGCAATCTCTGCGGCGCATAGGAAAATGGCCCGCGCCATCGACGCCTGTGAAACCACTGTCGATGCCGACTACGAGTTCCATTCCGCCATCGCGATTGCCACGAATAACCGCTTTTATCTTGAGGCTCTTCGCCAGTTCGGTTCCCGCTCTATTCCGCGCGGGCAATTTCCGACGCTGCCGGAAACCGGCAATGCGAATTATCTGCGTAAGGTGCAGGCAGAGCATGAAGCTATCCTGCGGGCCATCGTAGAGCAGGACCCCGAGGCGGCACGAAAAGCCATGCGTGAACATATGCTCGCAAGCCAGCGGCGATACAGGTTGCTCTCAGAAGCGCAATAG
- a CDS encoding ABC transporter permease: MTEISLRGLGHRFLQLLVSLFILLCITFIIGRVMPTDPVGAIVGELADPKAYEAMRTRLGLDLPLYQQFFIYLRGLLHGDFGIAILTGNPVTRDLAQAFPATFELATLAIIISTIIGVPLGLAAALFRDTFIDKFARVFALVGHSIPVFWFGIVGLVIFYANFNLVGGPGRVDVFYEGLVEPKTGLMLVDSLLAGETEIFWNALSHIILPAIILAYMAMAYITRMTRAFTLEQLSQDYVIAARAKGVSPARTITRHVLPNIAVQLITVLAISYGNLLEGAVVTEIVFSWPGIGQYMTNALLIGDMNAILAATIVIGFIFMLLNFLADLAYTTLDPRTREVAR; encoded by the coding sequence ATGACGGAAATTTCCCTGCGTGGGCTCGGGCATCGTTTCCTGCAACTGCTCGTCAGCCTCTTCATTCTGCTCTGCATCACCTTCATCATCGGCCGCGTCATGCCGACCGATCCGGTCGGCGCGATCGTCGGCGAGCTTGCCGATCCCAAAGCCTATGAGGCCATGAGGACGCGGCTTGGTCTCGATCTGCCGCTCTACCAGCAGTTCTTCATTTATCTGCGTGGCCTGCTCCATGGCGATTTCGGCATTGCGATCCTGACCGGGAACCCGGTGACCCGCGATCTGGCACAGGCCTTCCCGGCCACCTTCGAGCTCGCCACGCTCGCCATCATCATATCCACCATCATCGGCGTTCCGCTCGGCCTTGCAGCCGCCCTCTTCCGGGATACGTTCATCGACAAGTTCGCGCGTGTCTTTGCGCTGGTCGGACATTCGATACCGGTCTTCTGGTTCGGCATCGTCGGCCTGGTGATTTTCTACGCCAACTTCAATCTCGTCGGCGGACCCGGTCGCGTCGATGTCTTCTACGAGGGTCTCGTCGAGCCGAAAACGGGGCTGATGCTTGTCGACAGCCTGCTTGCGGGCGAGACGGAAATCTTCTGGAACGCGCTGTCGCACATCATCCTGCCTGCCATCATTCTGGCCTATATGGCAATGGCCTATATTACCCGCATGACCCGCGCTTTCACGCTTGAACAGCTCAGCCAGGACTATGTGATCGCGGCAAGGGCCAAGGGCGTCAGCCCGGCGCGAACGATAACCCGGCATGTGCTTCCCAACATCGCCGTGCAGCTGATTACCGTTCTCGCAATCTCCTATGGCAACCTGCTGGAAGGCGCCGTCGTCACCGAGATCGTCTTTTCCTGGCCTGGTATCGGCCAATATATGACGAACGCGCTGCTCATCGGTGACATGAATGCCATCCTTGCGGCCACAATCGTCATCGGCTTCATCTTCATGCTGCTCAATTTCCTTGCCGATCTGGCCTATACAACGCTCGATCCGCGGACACGGGAGGTCGCACGATGA
- a CDS encoding ABC transporter permease codes for MTDITHTNPVPRRSALSRLSTTTGRTLRKLADEPLGMFGFAILAILVLVAIFAPLIAPYDPASQVLENALQPPSWAHLAGTDEFGRDIFSRLVYGTRITIQTVLSVSIIVGPIGLAIGVMAGFFGGRTDAILMRATDIVLSFPSLVLALAFAAAMGAGLGTAIIAISLTAWPPIARLARAEALVVRNTDYVAAARLYGASPLRILFLYIAPMCIPSVIVRLTLNMAGIILTAASLGFLGLGAQPPLPEWGAMISSGRKFMLDYWWVAVMPGIAILLTSLAFNIAGDTLRDLLDPRHARS; via the coding sequence ATGACCGACATCACCCACACCAATCCCGTTCCTCGCCGCAGCGCCCTCTCCCGCCTGTCAACCACCACGGGGCGCACGCTGCGCAAGCTCGCCGACGAGCCGCTTGGCATGTTCGGCTTCGCGATTCTCGCCATTCTGGTTCTGGTCGCCATTTTTGCGCCGCTGATCGCCCCCTATGACCCGGCCAGCCAGGTTCTCGAAAACGCGCTTCAGCCTCCGAGCTGGGCGCATCTGGCCGGCACCGACGAATTCGGGCGTGATATTTTCAGCCGGCTCGTTTATGGCACCCGCATCACCATCCAGACCGTGCTGTCGGTCTCGATCATCGTCGGTCCGATCGGCCTTGCCATCGGCGTCATGGCCGGTTTCTTCGGCGGGCGCACCGATGCGATCCTGATGCGTGCCACCGATATCGTGCTGTCCTTCCCGTCACTCGTTCTGGCCCTTGCCTTTGCGGCCGCCATGGGTGCCGGTCTCGGAACCGCGATCATCGCCATCTCGCTGACGGCCTGGCCGCCGATTGCGCGCCTTGCCCGCGCGGAAGCCCTGGTCGTTCGCAATACCGATTACGTCGCCGCCGCCCGTCTTTATGGCGCCTCGCCGCTGCGCATCCTGTTTTTATACATTGCACCCATGTGCATTCCCTCCGTCATCGTGCGACTGACGCTGAACATGGCCGGCATCATCCTGACCGCCGCTTCGCTCGGCTTCCTCGGTCTCGGCGCGCAACCGCCGCTGCCAGAATGGGGCGCGATGATCTCGAGCGGCCGCAAATTCATGCTCGACTACTGGTGGGTCGCCGTCATGCCCGGCATCGCCATCCTGCTGACGAGCCTTGCCTTCAACATCGCCGGCGATACGCTGCGCGACCTCCTGGATCCGCGCCATGCCCGCTCCTGA
- a CDS encoding ABC transporter ATP-binding protein yields the protein MPAPDSSPILSVRNLNVRFGRNAIPAVSNVSFDVGRERVGIVGESGSGKSTTGRAAMRLLPKSATVTAERMDFLSEPLLEKSERQMGAVRGSEMALIMQDPRYSLNPVLPIGKQVAEAAELHLALKGAAARDAARNMLLRVRISDPDRVMGLYPHQISGGMGQRVMIAMMLLAKPKLVIADEPTSALDVSVRKDVLLLLDEMVRENDAGLILISHDIRMVAAFCERVLVMYGGRVVETLTKLEEAQHPYTRGLIAAMPDPRNPVRRLKVLDRQAIDAEVLR from the coding sequence ATGCCCGCTCCTGATAGCTCTCCCATCCTCTCGGTCCGCAACCTCAATGTCCGGTTCGGCCGTAACGCCATTCCGGCCGTCTCCAATGTCAGTTTCGACGTCGGCCGCGAAAGGGTCGGCATCGTCGGTGAGTCCGGCTCAGGCAAATCAACGACCGGCCGGGCCGCCATGCGGCTTCTGCCAAAAAGCGCCACGGTGACTGCCGAGCGCATGGATTTCCTGTCTGAACCACTACTCGAAAAATCCGAGCGTCAGATGGGCGCTGTCCGTGGCAGTGAGATGGCGCTGATCATGCAGGATCCGCGTTACTCGCTGAACCCGGTGCTGCCGATCGGAAAACAGGTCGCGGAGGCGGCAGAACTGCATCTGGCGCTTAAAGGTGCGGCGGCCAGAGACGCTGCACGCAACATGCTGCTGCGCGTCCGCATCAGTGACCCCGACCGGGTGATGGGGCTCTACCCGCATCAGATTTCGGGCGGTATGGGGCAGCGCGTCATGATCGCCATGATGCTGCTGGCAAAACCGAAGCTTGTCATCGCCGACGAGCCGACCTCGGCTCTCGATGTCAGCGTGCGCAAGGATGTCTTGCTGCTGCTGGACGAGATGGTGCGCGAGAACGATGCCGGCCTGATCCTCATCAGCCACGACATCCGCATGGTCGCAGCCTTCTGCGAGCGCGTTCTGGTCATGTATGGCGGGCGCGTGGTGGAGACGCTGACGAAGCTTGAAGAGGCGCAGCATCCCTATACGCGCGGCCTCATCGCGGCGATGCCCGATCCCCGCAATCCCGTCCGGCGCCTCAAGGTGCTGGACCGTCAGGCAATCGACGCGGAGGTGCTGCGATGA
- a CDS encoding ABC transporter ATP-binding protein, translating to MITVDKLDVVYGAKEHQNHVVRGVSLKVNKGETLGIVGESGCGKSTLLRSLAGLEAGWTGSISFDGKPVGKLRSRDELKLAQMVFQDPYGSLHPRHRIGRALAEPIRAMGLGDGWSKVPAALQQVGLPAHFAERFPHELSGGQRQRVAIARALILEPPILLLDEPTSALDVSIQAEVLNLLADQREERDLTFVLVSHDLAVIAHMCDRVLVMQNGNFVDELTKADLEAGVTHAPYSAELFESSFL from the coding sequence ATGATCACGGTGGACAAGCTTGATGTCGTCTACGGCGCGAAGGAACACCAAAACCACGTCGTGCGCGGCGTCAGCCTAAAGGTCAATAAAGGCGAAACACTCGGCATCGTCGGCGAAAGCGGTTGCGGGAAGTCGACTTTGCTGCGCTCATTGGCGGGGCTGGAAGCCGGCTGGACCGGATCGATCAGCTTCGACGGCAAGCCGGTCGGCAAGCTGCGCAGCCGCGACGAGCTGAAACTGGCGCAAATGGTATTCCAGGATCCCTACGGTTCGCTGCATCCGCGTCATCGCATCGGCCGGGCGCTGGCCGAGCCGATCCGCGCCATGGGTCTCGGCGACGGCTGGTCGAAAGTGCCCGCTGCCCTCCAGCAGGTCGGCCTGCCCGCACATTTCGCCGAACGGTTTCCGCACGAACTCTCGGGCGGCCAGCGCCAGCGCGTGGCAATCGCCCGCGCATTGATCCTTGAGCCGCCGATCCTGCTGCTCGACGAACCGACATCGGCACTCGACGTCTCCATTCAGGCGGAAGTCCTGAACCTGCTCGCCGACCAGCGCGAAGAACGCGACCTGACCTTCGTTCTCGTCAGCCACGATCTCGCGGTCATCGCCCATATGTGCGACCGGGTTCTCGTGATGCAGAACGGAAATTTTGTCGATGAGTTGACCAAGGCGGACCTTGAAGCTGGCGTGACCCATGCGCCCTACTCTGCTGAGTTGTTCGAGAGCAGCTTCCTGTGA
- a CDS encoding ATP-dependent helicase, protein MAIAYLDKLNEQQRKAVEYGVGLAAGETAGPLLIIAGAGSGKTNTLAHRVAHLIVNGADPRRILLMTFSRRAASEMSRRVERICKQVIGANSAIMTDALAWSGTFHGIGARLLRIYAEQIGLNIDFTIHDREDSADLMNLVRHELGFSKTESRFPTKGTCLAIYSRVVNSQTPLKDILRQHYPWVSDWESELRELFAAYVEAKQIQNVLDYDDLLLYWAQMVSDPILADDIGNRFDHVMVDEYQDTNRLQASVLMAMKPGGRGLTVVGDDAQSIYSFRAATVRNILDFPACFSPAADIITLDRNYRSTQPILAAANGVIDLARERFTKNLWTERQSLERPKLVTVKDETEQANFIIDQILANRETGTTLKQQAVLFRTSSHSGPLEVELTRRNIPFVKFGGLKFLDSAHVKDMLALLRFAQNPRDRVAGFRLLQMLPGIGPKKAGNILDTIAPDPEPLLALAEIPPPPKTGDDWTAFTQLLLGLRRSQNGWPGEIGLARLWYEPHLERIHEDADTRKADLQQLEQIAGGYPSRERFLTELTLDPPDATSDQAGVPLLDEDYLSLSTIHSAKGQEWRSVFILNVVDGCIPSDLGVGTSQELEEERRLLYVAMTRAKDNLSLITPQRFFTGGQNQQGDRHVYAARTRFIPATLLQFFETATWPLVSAAASERSAQQIRIDVGARMRAMWK, encoded by the coding sequence ATGGCGATTGCCTATCTGGACAAGTTGAACGAGCAGCAACGCAAGGCGGTGGAATACGGCGTCGGCCTGGCAGCTGGAGAGACGGCCGGTCCGCTCTTGATAATTGCGGGCGCCGGTTCCGGTAAGACCAACACGCTCGCCCACCGCGTCGCCCATCTGATCGTGAATGGCGCCGATCCCCGCCGCATCCTGCTGATGACGTTTTCGCGACGGGCTGCCTCCGAAATGTCACGGCGTGTCGAGCGGATCTGCAAGCAGGTTATCGGGGCAAATTCGGCAATCATGACCGATGCCCTGGCGTGGTCCGGCACGTTTCACGGCATTGGTGCACGCCTGTTGCGCATCTACGCCGAGCAGATCGGGCTCAATATCGATTTCACTATCCACGACCGCGAAGACAGCGCCGACCTGATGAACCTTGTCCGGCACGAACTCGGTTTCTCCAAAACAGAAAGCCGCTTTCCGACGAAGGGGACATGCCTTGCGATCTATTCGCGCGTCGTGAATTCCCAGACGCCGTTAAAAGACATCCTCCGCCAGCATTATCCATGGGTCTCCGACTGGGAAAGCGAACTGAGGGAGCTGTTTGCAGCCTATGTCGAGGCCAAGCAGATCCAGAACGTGCTCGATTACGACGATCTCCTGCTCTACTGGGCGCAGATGGTCAGCGATCCCATTCTGGCTGATGATATTGGCAACCGTTTCGACCATGTAATGGTGGATGAATATCAGGATACCAACCGGCTGCAGGCATCCGTGCTGATGGCGATGAAACCCGGTGGCCGCGGCCTGACCGTGGTGGGCGACGACGCGCAGTCGATCTATTCCTTCCGGGCCGCGACGGTGCGCAACATCCTCGATTTTCCGGCATGTTTCAGCCCGGCGGCCGATATCATCACGCTGGATCGCAACTATCGTTCGACGCAACCGATTCTGGCCGCCGCCAATGGCGTCATCGATCTGGCGCGGGAACGTTTTACCAAGAACCTGTGGACCGAGCGGCAGTCTCTCGAGCGACCTAAGCTCGTGACGGTGAAGGATGAAACCGAACAGGCGAATTTCATCATCGACCAGATCCTCGCCAATCGCGAAACCGGCACGACGCTGAAACAGCAGGCCGTGCTGTTCCGCACCTCCAGCCATAGCGGCCCGCTCGAGGTCGAGCTCACCCGCCGCAATATCCCCTTCGTCAAATTCGGCGGCCTGAAATTCCTCGACAGTGCCCATGTGAAAGACATGCTGGCCTTGCTGCGTTTCGCACAGAACCCGCGCGACCGCGTCGCCGGTTTCCGGCTGCTACAGATGCTGCCCGGCATCGGGCCAAAGAAAGCCGGCAATATCCTCGATACGATCGCCCCGGACCCGGAGCCGCTGCTTGCCCTTGCCGAAATTCCACCGCCGCCGAAAACCGGTGACGACTGGACGGCTTTCACACAATTGCTGCTGGGCCTGAGGCGGAGCCAAAACGGCTGGCCAGGCGAAATCGGCCTGGCACGCCTGTGGTACGAGCCCCATCTCGAACGTATCCATGAGGATGCCGACACCCGCAAGGCCGATCTGCAGCAACTCGAGCAAATCGCCGGCGGCTATCCTTCACGCGAGCGTTTTCTGACCGAGCTGACACTTGACCCGCCCGACGCCACCAGCGACCAGGCCGGCGTGCCGCTTCTGGACGAGGATTATCTCAGCCTCTCGACCATCCATTCGGCCAAGGGCCAGGAATGGCGGTCCGTCTTCATCCTGAACGTGGTCGATGGCTGCATACCCTCCGACCTCGGGGTCGGCACCAGCCAGGAACTGGAGGAAGAACGCCGCCTGCTTTACGTCGCCATGACTCGCGCCAAGGACAACCTGTCGCTGATCACCCCGCAACGCTTCTTCACCGGTGGCCAGAACCAGCAGGGCGACCGTCATGTTTATGCCGCAAGAACCCGCTTCATACCGGCGACATTGCTGCAATTCTTCGAGACGGCAACGTGGCCGTTGGTTTCAGCCGCTGCTTCGGAACGCAGCGCGCAGCAGATTCGGATCGATGTGGGTGCGCGCATGCGCGCCATGTGGAAATAA
- the glmU gene encoding bifunctional UDP-N-acetylglucosamine diphosphorylase/glucosamine-1-phosphate N-acetyltransferase GlmU produces the protein MERSSLAVILAAGDSTRMKSSKSKVLHPVAGRPMITHVVQAVAGSGVGTVALVVGRDADNVAAAASLPGLEVEAFLQTERKGTGHAVLAARAAIERGFDDLIVAYGDVPLITSATLDRAREAIAAGADVAVIGFHTERPTGYGRLLVENGELVAIREEKDATDEERKVTWCNSGLMAVNGRNALDLLGRIGNSNVKGEYYLTDIVEIARSLGRRAVAIDAPENELVGCNNRAELAFIEKLWQERRRHELMVDGVSMIAPETVFLSFDTNIGQDALIEPNVVFGPGVTIEPGAVIHAFSHLEGAYVAKGATVGPYARLRPGANLHANAKVGNFCEVKKAEIGEGAKVNHLTYIGDAFIGAGSNIGAGTITCNYDGYNKAETRIGANSFVGSNSSLVAPVTIGEGAYIASGSVITDDVPADALAFGRARQEVKPGRATIVRERAKALKEATKKSS, from the coding sequence ATGGAGCGCAGCTCTCTAGCCGTTATTCTCGCAGCGGGCGACAGCACGCGCATGAAATCGTCGAAATCCAAGGTGCTGCATCCGGTCGCCGGGCGTCCGATGATCACGCATGTGGTGCAGGCGGTGGCTGGATCGGGTGTCGGCACGGTGGCGCTTGTCGTCGGGCGCGATGCCGATAATGTCGCTGCGGCCGCGAGCCTGCCGGGCCTTGAGGTCGAAGCCTTCCTTCAGACGGAACGCAAGGGCACCGGTCACGCGGTTCTCGCCGCCCGCGCCGCCATCGAGCGTGGTTTTGACGACCTGATCGTCGCTTATGGCGACGTGCCGCTCATCACTTCCGCAACGCTCGACCGGGCGCGTGAGGCGATTGCGGCCGGTGCCGACGTTGCCGTGATCGGTTTTCACACCGAGCGACCCACGGGTTATGGCCGGCTTCTGGTCGAGAATGGCGAGCTGGTAGCGATCCGTGAGGAAAAGGACGCTACCGACGAAGAGCGCAAGGTGACCTGGTGCAACAGCGGTCTGATGGCGGTCAATGGCCGCAATGCGCTCGATCTGCTCGGCCGGATCGGCAACAGCAATGTGAAGGGCGAATATTATCTGACCGACATCGTCGAGATAGCCCGCTCGCTCGGCCGCCGTGCGGTTGCCATCGATGCGCCGGAAAATGAACTGGTCGGCTGCAACAACCGCGCCGAACTGGCCTTTATCGAAAAGCTCTGGCAGGAGCGCCGCCGCCATGAATTGATGGTGGATGGTGTATCGATGATCGCGCCTGAGACCGTGTTCCTGTCCTTCGATACCAATATCGGGCAGGATGCGCTGATCGAACCAAATGTCGTCTTCGGACCCGGCGTGACAATCGAGCCGGGTGCAGTGATCCATGCCTTCTCGCATCTCGAAGGCGCTTACGTCGCTAAGGGTGCGACCGTTGGTCCTTATGCGCGGCTGCGGCCGGGTGCGAACCTGCATGCCAATGCCAAGGTCGGCAATTTCTGCGAGGTCAAGAAGGCTGAAATCGGCGAAGGCGCCAAGGTCAATCATCTGACCTATATCGGTGATGCCTTCATCGGCGCGGGCAGCAATATCGGTGCTGGCACTATTACCTGCAATTACGATGGTTATAACAAGGCCGAAACGCGGATCGGTGCGAACAGCTTCGTGGGGTCCAACTCTTCGCTGGTTGCGCCGGTGACGATCGGTGAGGGGGCCTATATCGCCTCCGGCAGCGTCATTACCGATGATGTGCCCGCCGATGCGCTGGCTTTCGGGCGCGCGCGCCAGGAGGTCAAGCCGGGCCGTGCAACCATTGTGCGCGAGCGGGCGAAAGCGCTTAAGGAAGCCACGAAAAAATCGTCCTGA